The genomic stretch AAAGTGTGTCCCTCAAAAGGTGACCAGGCACATTTGGATAAAATGTTTTCTTTTGAGACTTCCCATGGACTATCCAGGTCCACCAGAACCAAATCTGCATGATATCCTTTGCGGAGAAAGCCCCTTTCCTGGATATTGAACAGCGTGGCCACGTTGTGGCTCATCTTTAAAGCGATTTGTTCCAGAGAGATTTTGCCTTGGTGATAAAAATCAAGCATAGCTACCAGGCTGTGCTGGTTCAGTGGTCCTCCGGATGGAGCTTTGGTATAAACTTGATCTTTTTCTTCAAGTGTGTGCGGAGCATGGTCTGTAGCTACCACATCTATGGTTCCGTCCAGCACGGCATTGAAGATGGCATCCCTGTCTTGGGCTGTTTTTACAGCCGGATTCCATTTGATCAGATTGCCTTTGGTTTCATAATCTTCTTCAGAAAACCACATGTGATGAATGCAGGCTTCAGCGGTGATTTTTTTCTCTTCCAGCGGAATGCTGTTCGAAAATAGCCCAAGCTCCTTTGCAGTGCTGATATGAAGGATATGAAGTCGGGTTCCGTGTTTTTTTGCCATGGCCACCGCACGGCTGGAGGCGTCGTAGCAAGCTTCTTCAGAGCGAATTTTAGGATGGAATTTCACGGGTATATCATCTCCATAGATAGCTTTATACTCATCGAAATTTGCCTTGATGATACTATCATTCTCGCTATGGATCGCAATAAGAGATTTACATTCTTTAAAAATCCCTTCCAGAGATTCTATGTTGTCCACTACCATATTTCCGGT from Algoriphagus sp. NG3 encodes the following:
- a CDS encoding dihydroorotase, with protein sequence MKSILITGANIVNEGRISPGDVLVENGRISKLGKDLSSETADIQIDGTGKHLFPGIIDDQVHFREPGLTHKAEIYTEAKAGVAGGTTSYMEMPNTIPQSITVDLLEQKYTRAAEVSLANYSFFMGATNSNLDEIMKVDFEQVCGLKIFQGSSTGNMVVDNIESLEGIFKECKSLIAIHSENDSIIKANFDEYKAIYGDDIPVKFHPKIRSEEACYDASSRAVAMAKKHGTRLHILHISTAKELGLFSNSIPLEEKKITAEACIHHMWFSEEDYETKGNLIKWNPAVKTAQDRDAIFNAVLDGTIDVVATDHAPHTLEEKDQVYTKAPSGGPLNQHSLVAMLDFYHQGKISLEQIALKMSHNVATLFNIQERGFLRKGYHADLVLVDLDSPWEVSKENILSKCAWSPFEGHTFKSKVTHTVVSGHLAYENGTFHEEKKGERLKFSIKK